One Helianthus annuus cultivar XRQ/B chromosome 7, HanXRQr2.0-SUNRISE, whole genome shotgun sequence genomic region harbors:
- the LOC110913081 gene encoding UPS-like protein C36.10, with amino-acid sequence MVRAYSQEHTYKHPWERVTSASWRKFADPENKRTLSHILQVDTLNHKLESDSGKLYTTRAITIHAPGPWFLRKIVGQDICHCVESTVVDAKTRSMQLATKNISLQKYVEVEEKIRYDPHPDNPTGWTLCRQETSIRIKPLSKLASMAEKIEQKCVEKFQQNSAKGREVMERMCKYLEAESSSRGISV; translated from the exons ATGGTTAGAGCATACTCACAAGAGCACACTTACAAGCACCCATGGGAACGAGTCACATCTGCATCATGGCGCAAGTTTGCCGACCCAGAGAACAAACGCACCTTATCACACATCCTACAAGTTGACACATTGAACCACAAGCTCGAGTCTGATTCCGGTAAGCTCTACACCACCCGTGCCATCACCATTCATGCTCCTGGTCCGTGGTTCCTTCGCAAGATTGTGGGTCAAGATATTTGCCATTGTGTCGAGTCAACTGTTGTTGATGCCAAAACGCGATCGATGCAGCTTGCTACCAAGAACATTAGTCTGCAGAAATACGTTGAGGTGGAAGAGAAGATCAG GTACGATCCGCACCCAGACAATCCAACCGGATGGACACTTTGCAGGCAAGAAACGAGCATAAGGATAAAGCCGTTGTCGAAGCTGGCATCAATGGCGGAGAAGATAGAGCAAAAATGTGTTGAGAAGTTTCAGCAGAACAGTGCCAAGGGTAGGGAGGTTATGGAGAGGATGTGCAAGTACTTGGAAGCTGAGTCATCTTCCAGGGGCATTTCTGTCTAA